From the Lathyrus oleraceus cultivar Zhongwan6 chromosome 3, CAAS_Psat_ZW6_1.0, whole genome shotgun sequence genome, the window gaaaaccttttcttgtggtgatcctcatccataggcttattattctctcttggattagaaagagtgtggcgccccttctacttaattccatttcttatttctcctttatttcatatcaatctcgtttattttatatgcatgtatcaaattctgtcattctttcaattataaggcagattacttcctctgagtcacaaaagaattaatattccaaaagttaacaaagttgttTCAAATTTTTTGAAGGAAATGCATAAGTCTCAAAGGTTAGTGCATATCAAGTGGTAATCAGAGCATATTCCAAAAAAAAAGGGGCCGAAATATGGTAAATTGTCTATATTCTTGTTCTTCATTATTATCCATTTatcattataaaaaaaattcGAAAAAAAAGGGGtataagaaaaaaaaaagggATCTGATTGTTAAAGATTGTGATTCAAAAAAAAAagttctatttttttttcttgCCACACTCTTAAAATTCTCCTGGTTTCCTTTGTTTTAGAGTCTTTTTTTTTGTTTGCTGTTTTTTTAAgttttttgtgtgttgattatcATCTGAAATTGATTTCTTTGTGTTGATTCATTTTGGTTTCTCTAAAGAACTAAAAGAGAAAATTGAGTGGTAAAAGGCAGAGTgatttaattattaaaaaaaaaagtaaaaaaaaaataaaaaattgagTGAAACACGAGTGATTGAGTGTAAACACGTGAGTAGAGTGGTGAGGTCCATTTTTAAACACTTGTTCCTAATTTCACAAATATTTCACTATTATGTCTAGTCCACCTTCACCTAGAACAGCAACTTTAACTGTTCAGATCGCAGCCATGCGTGACAATTttgaaagattgttaagagaaCAAGGTGAACAACTTCAACAAAGAATTGATGAGTTGGAAAGGAGGCCCCAAAATTCTAATGATGGTAGTGGTGATGAGGAGGAAAGAAGACGTAGAAGGAGACAAGGGGGAGATAATTTGAGGGGCATAAAAATTAAAGTTCCAACTTTTGTTGGGAAGAGTGACCCGGAGGCATATCTAGAATGGGAGACTAAAATTGAACAAATTTTTAATTGTCACAATTATTCTAATCTTGAAAAAGTGCAGGTTGCTTCTATTGAGTTCAAGGAGTATGCCTTAGTTTGGTGGGATCAATTGACCAAAGATAGAAGGAGGCATGCAGAACGACCAATTGATACTTAGGAAGAGATGAAAAGAATCATGAGGAGAAGGTTTGTCCCTTCCTATTATCATAGGGAATTGCACAACAAATTGAAAAGACTCACTCAAGGTTCTAAAAGTGTTGAAGAATATTTCAAGGAGATGGAAGTTCTCAAAATTAGAGCTAATGTAGAGGAGGACGATGAAGCAACTATGGCTAGGTTTCTCCATGGTCTAAATCATGACATTAGTGACATAGTGGAACTTCATCACTATGTTGAAATGGATGAATTGGTACACCAAGCTATCAAAGTGGAACAACAACTCAAAAGAAAGAGCCAAGCAAGGAGAAATTCCACCACTTTCAATTCTCAAAGTTGGAAGGACAAAACAAAGAAGGAGGGTGTTTCATCATCTAAGGAAGCCACGGTTGAAAACAAAGGTAAAACTATTACATCTTCTTCTTCAAGTGTTTCAACTAACAAAAGTGTTAAGTGTTTCAAGTGTCAAGGCCAATGACATATTGCATCTCAATGTCCAACAAAGAGAACTATGCTTatggaagaaaatgaagaaattATTGAAGAGGAGGATGGTGATTATGATGAGGAGTGTGAAGAAGAAATACCTAGTGGAGATTTACTCATGGTGAGAAGAATGTTGGGAATCCAAATAAAGGAGGAGGATACAAGTCAAAGAGAAAACCTTTTTCATACAAGATGCTTTGTGCAAGGAAAGGTTTGTTCTTTAATAATTGATGGAGGAAGTTGTACAAATGTTGCAAGCACGCGTCTGGTTTCTAAACTAAAATTGGAAACAAAACCTCACCCTAAGCCTTACAAACTCCAATGGATTAATGAAAGTGTAGAAATGCTTGTTAATAAACAAGTTGAGATTTGTTttaaaattggaaaatatgaGGATGTAGTGTTGTGTGATGTAGTACCAATGGAAGCTAGTCATTTGTTATTAGGTAGGCCTTGGCAATTTGATAGAAAAGCCAATCATGATGGGTACTCCAATAAGTACTCTTTTATGTATCATGATCAAAAGATCAATCTTGTACCGTTAAATCCTAGTGAGGTGAGAGAAGATCaaagaaaaatgagagaaaaatatgatcaagaaagaaaagaaaaagaaaaagaaaaagaaaaagaaaaagaaaaagaaaagaatgaaaagaaaaagaatgataaaagagaaaagaatgataaaagagaaaagaaacaaagttTAATTGCAAAAAAAAGAGATGTGAAAAAAGCAATTGTGTCACACCAGCCTTTGTACTTGCTCTTTTGCAAGGAGGTGCCTTTGCTAACCACTATTTCTAATGAAAAAAAATTGCCAAATTGTGTTGAGTCTCTTTTGCAGGAATTTAAAGAATTGTTTCCGGAAGAGGTGCCAAGTGGTTTACCACCTATAAGAGGAATTGAACATCATATTGATCTCAATCCAGGAGCATCTTTGCCTAATAGGCCAGCATATAGAAGCAATCCACAACAAACTCAAGAGATACAAAGGCAAGTTGCTGAATTGATAAGTAAAGGATGGGTAAGAGAAAGTTTAAGTCCTTGTGCTGTCCCTATTATTCTAGTCCCTAAAAAGGATGGTAGTTGGAGGATGTGCACTGATTGTAGGGCCATTAACAATATTACCATTAAATATAGGCATACTATTCCTAGACtagatgattttcttgatgaatTGTTTGGTGCATACTTATTttctaaaattgatttgaaaagtgGATATCACCAAATTAGAATaagggaaggggatgaatggaAAACTgcttttaaaacaaaatttggtttgtatgagtggatggttatgccttttggattaactaATGCACCTAGTACGTTCATGAGACTAATGAACCATGTGTTAAGGGAGTTCTTGGgtaagtttgttgttgtgtattttgatgatattttgatcTATAGCAAGAACTTAGATGATCATTGCATTCATTTAAGGGCTGTTTTGCAAGTGCTAAGATATGAAAATTTGTATGCCAACCTAGAAAAATGTGTTTTTTGCACCGATCATGTGATTTTCTTAGGTTTCATTGTAAGCTCTAAAGGAGTCCACATTGATGAGGAAAAGGTGAAAGCCATTCGAGAGTGGCCTCCTCCCAAAAATGTAAGTGAGGTAAGAAGCTTTCATGGTTTGGCTAGTTTTTATAGGAGGTTTGTGAAGGACTTTAGTACCTTGGCAGCACCCCTCAATGAAATTGTTAAAAAGGATGTTGGTTTTAAATGGGGTGAAAAACAAGAGCAAACCTTTGCTGCCCTAAAGGAAAAGCTCACCCAAGCACCAATTCTTGCATTGCCTAATTTTTCTAaatcttttgaaattgaatgtgATGAATCTAATGTGGGAATTGGAGCTGTTTTGTTGCAGGAAGGTCATCCACTTGCTTATTTTAGTGAAAAGCTAAAAGGGGTTGCCCTTAATTATTCTACATATGATAAGGAATTGTATTCCTTGGTGAGAGCTCTAAAAACTTGGCAACATTACTTGCTGCCCAAAGAGTTTGTCATTCATAGTGATCACGAATCCTTGAAACATTTGAAGGGACATGTCTTGCTTTCTACTCTTGAAACAAAAGTTTTTGGTCTTGAGCATATTAAAGATTTGTATAAAAGTGACCTTgaattttcttcaaattttttaGCTTGTGAGCATACTGCATTCAATGGGTATTTTATGCACAATGGCTatttatttaaagaaaaaaaactaTGTGTGCCTAAAGGTTCCATTAGAGGATTACTTGTATAAGAGGCGCATGAGGGAGGACTAATGGGTCATTTTGGGGTTTCTAAAACTCTAGAATTCTTAAAAGAACATTTTTATTGGCCTCACATGAAAATTGATGTCCAAAAGCTTTGTGAAAGATGCATTGTGTGTAAAAAGGCTAAATCGAAAGTTATGCCTCATGGTTTGTATACTCCTTTGCCTGTACTTGAATTTCCTTGGATTGACATTTCCATGGACTTTGTTTTGGGGCTGTCTAGAACAAAGAATGGCAAAGATTCTATTTTTGTAGTTGTGGACAGGTTTTCAAAAATGGCACATTTTATTCCATGTAAAAAGGTGGATGATGCGTTTCATGTTGCTGATTTGTTCTTTAAGGAAGTGGTGCGCCTACATGGCTTACCAAGGAGCATTGTCTCTGATCGTGACTCCAAGTTCTTAAGCCATTTTTGGAGGACTTTGTGGGGAAAGGTGGGTACAAAGTAATTATTTTCCACTACTTGTCATCCCCAAACAGATGGACAAACTAAAGTAGTAAATAGAACTCTTTCTACTCTTCTTAGGGTTGTTcttaaaaagaatttaaaaatgtgAGAGAAATGGTTACCTCATGTAGAGTTTGCTTACAATAGGGCTGTCCATAGCACTACACAACATTCACCTTTCGAGATTGTGTATGGTTTTAATCCTTTAACACCTCTTGATTTGTTACCATTGCCTAACACATCTATTTTGAAGCATAAAGATGGGAAAGCTAAGGCTGAATTTGTGAGAAAATTGCATGAACAAGTAAAATtgcaaattgaaaagaaaaatagaaGTTATGCAAAAAGTGCAAACAAAGGGCGAAGGAAAGTTATTTTTGAACCCGGGGATTGGGTTTGGATACATATTAGAAAAGAGAGATCCCCATCACAAAGGAAGTCCAAACTTCAACCTAGGGGAGATGGACCATTTCAAGTACTTTCAAGGATCAATGACAATGCCTACAAAATAGAACTTCCAGGTGAGTATGGGGTAAGTACTACCTTTAATGTGGCTGATTTATCTCCTTTTGATGTAGGTGATGATGGTCTAAATTCGAGGTCGAATTCATTTCAAGAAGGAGGGAATGATGAGGACGTAATCCAAGACATAAATGATACAATGCAAAGCTTAGGAGGTCCTATGACAAGGGCACGTGCAAGAAGAGTCAATGATGCTTTAGTTCACTTCATGATCAAGTCAATAGAATGCATGGGCCAGATTGAAGAAAAAGAGCCCAAGTTTATTCTTATCATCCAAGCATGTGATAAAAGGCCCaataatgcataaataaataaaaataaaggaaataccaATAACCACACTATAATGGACGAAAATTGCAAGAGAAGTAGTAAATAAAGAATTGCCATTATTCTGCCCTTTCAAGAACCCCACTATCTCTTctttattttgcactttctttgtaataactcaaCCCACTATCATGATAATTAGTGGCTGAAACCTTTTGTTTTCTTAGGAGTTAATTTTTACTTATTTCATCATCTTAAGGCATTCCTATATAAATGAGGCATGTATCTTCTTTTTGGATCAATGAATTTTGGCAAGTTTACACATTGTGTAGTGAGAGTATTTGCTCTTAGGTTTTGGATTGGACCAAAATTGATCTTATCAAGAAATCCTTTTCTTGTGGTGATCCTCATCCATAGGCTTATTATTCTCTCTTGGATTAGAAAGAGTGTGGCGCCCCTTCTACTTAATTCCATTTCTTATTTCTCCTTTATTTCATATCAATCTCGtttattttatatgcatgtatcaaattctgtcattctttcaattataaggcagattacttcctctgagtcacaaaagaattaatattccAAAAGTATACAAAGTTGTTTCAAATTTTTGAAGGAAATGCATAAGTCTCAAAGGTTAGTGCATATCAGAATCTCCGCCGCCGTCGGCGATGAGATACGACGTGGTGGAGTCATCGGGAAGTGATCGCGTTTAGGAAATGCATAGTTTGATGATAACGTGAGAGTGGTTCTGTCTTGGGGAAACCGATTGGGCCTTGGGCCCAATCTTCCTCCCTTGGCCTCTCGTGCCTTGATTCTATTAACAACACACACTCCTTAGCCTGCGCGTCCCCCAGTTTGGGCTTATAGAATCAACATTCCAGGCCCAATCTCTGATTGTTTGAATCCACTTGCTAGTTTTTGGATCTTTAATATTAATAGGATTATAATGATATTAGCATAGTAATTGTTAgaacttaattataattttgcTTAGATAATTGACTTAGTAGTTGTTAGAACTTAATTAGAATTTTGCTTAGATAATTGACTTAGTAATTGTTTAGAATTTTTCTTAGATAATTGACTTAGTAATTGTTTAGAATTTTGTTTggatttttatttaaaattttagTTAGGATAATTATTAGATAATTGTGTTTAgaatttaattattaataattCTAGAATGTTCATTTTTGTTAATTGGTTGACATTAGAATTTTGTTAGATTTTTTTTACATTGACATTAATTCTCTTATATTTTTACTTTGATCTAATTTCTAACAATTAACCTCTAACTTCTAATTCTTTAATTTTTGCTTCTAACTTTTTAATTTCCACAATTAACATCCAACTCTTTAAATTTCCGCTTctaacatttaatttttgttatttACTTTACAATTGCTTTTATTTGCTTTATATTCCATATTGTACATATCCATCTCATTCTAAAATGAATCTAAAAATGGTTAAGACTTAAAAAAGGCAAAAATAAGAAAATTCCCTTAGCATGGAAAGGACATTGGAATGGACTTAGAGATTGTTGTTAGGACCCTTGCAAAAGGCATTGGACAATTATCCAACGTCAAGCGGCTCTTTTCTAAATCAAAGTCAAAAAAACAATAAATGGCGATTAGGATCGTACGTCACAAGCCTTAAGCAATACagaagggatgagactggagttttcctacactcattctgaatgcttctaacacaagacgtttggcttggtAGTTCAAGGTACTCACCTatatccatagtctttagtgaAATTCGAAATCAATAACCCTTTCTCAAAACCTAAAAACAACTtcaactcattcaaaccttttgtttgacTCTTAGGGAGACACAATCaaaaacccttcttcaaggtaataaaaacaaccaaacaaataaacattttaaacccacgaactacggggctctgatttctcacttcaacaagtgagAATACTTTGGCACGAGGATCCAATCCTTGGCGATTACACTAATTTAAAACCTACCTCCACTCTGCAAACCTTTGGCAAGCAAACATTCGATAAACAACATCCATGTAAGCACAAACATCCTAggtggttcccatggagtaccatggatataaggggtgctaatacctttcccttgcataaccgacttccgaacctgttcgtggtCACGGCGACCATT encodes:
- the LOC127129371 gene encoding uncharacterized protein LOC127129371, with product MKRIMRRRFVPSYYHRELHNKLKRLTQGSKSVEEYFKEMEVLKIRANVEEDDEATMARFLHGLNHDISDIVELHHYVEMDELVHQAIKVEQQLKRKSQARRNSTTFNSQSWKDKTKKEGVSSSKEATVENKGKTITSSSSSVSTNKSVKCFKCQGQ